The proteins below are encoded in one region of Diorhabda carinulata isolate Delta chromosome 3, icDioCari1.1, whole genome shotgun sequence:
- the LOC130891200 gene encoding uncharacterized protein MAL13P1.304-like isoform X2, producing MTVLLLRKSAIVIFFCNIILTHQDFLENYKPRPGLPKPLNDWLTYVQEHKTDFNFINNIVKRRGEELDYYDETEEVSNNKLLGSNDDEYIDDPPKNDIYPHNSREIKENASKKFAQTLSRNNNNRKQFKEQNKSNISNRMRRESSKNSFFQKSNKLEIESNGKLGEIDRVGDKYPNQFRNKDQEEKREIQIDILNNGKLIKSVKESDKDSKSIVLDIDALRNPQNELLETGISTKKRNNAVIDMHVKPLQKSLISDNSQQDIIDREGAINYNNLFTVNKDLNTDRSVPKNTLVYHVTLSNINEAVKDAAAASSHNFYQNNFRDMSKYWTDSEKNQLRNGIQFAHNTIDLKNMIQTIPKTDSKINDGFEPVKSIVVDHNRDKEVPKQIQLHQSYVKRNSQTVTAQYKENTGISESSMTTLELTDMNQEKEELTTEAEMKLLLSQHQMQPHEHINRDTDEIRVETKEAEEDDHAMVIEPVSEESNHELFHHHKQPETENVHHGDENINNHIDINIIQPQQEEDKLINRPEHTHGNDLQDQKDTSIEERMELEKEIPLEEEIKNEKELEGEITNGDIETDEENLNGKRLEEEVIRKHKIKDEESRTGNGQDKAISKEETIEEIKQEVLNNECSEEGNTDDLHFEQDHIQNANEGELIEKYGHKQNKGNKGPKVKVQVDVSKYANNGNEAKKRNVNNHFPHHNTHHKYQNKWPNDCEGKNCYMHSSKLNENKQMENDNNNKQLPFKSVRSNKKKIKSHYSRKLKSFNYIYDTDIEAPSDEEYVEDEVSSEQSRLANIDKKDAVEGDYGDEEDSFITRRNDTNKIVKLTKNSFANPRIISSHEDDYDSDYYDEEAPTTKNKSNIRDNSHESTAKYRSREQTADFGRRRQHKLKLIPKTKKGDAKHHDAYNDKEYYVREPRSEAGFEDFQQLPKFVMNDRLTEENLRKRSLNSKQEVTPNKFPLSSKGFFTGSSKQNEFKRSDLNNGDISNKISVAPGIDKASTDNLATVTTIENNSNNGTDSALTLFDFHDLPGVSVTSTTVSTTTITDCEDSKIAVGGICETEKFNRSNLDITTMLSIIPEVQMELINNATNTSEPKEKFEKLDESLSGELPYFLVNSIYDHIKNDETFKTRLYKGMKRRYEKLPPLRSDDIQVVTQEQNRKMLNIMENIINKLEWNSNCQTIPKRYKQYLKSITKVQTYDALTKTKQMEEIDFDDTQNARNFLFPHDGDGTSSSALAQKAKILKDMLDKFEQLPPDCKARAEPVKKYVEEHLIMLDHVNNLIRSQKVKTEKVTETIGEVTLQSHQKPIRRNGIMPKDDLVEEQLESLGLGKNHNFKPKFDLDEMIQKSKDNIKRQHQEGKVTSTKQKKSRREN from the exons ATGACTGTTCTACTCCTAAGAAAATCAgcaattgtcatatttttttgtaatattattcTCACACATCAAGATTTTTTAGAG aacTATAAACCAAGACCTGGTCTACCAAAACCACTCAACGATTGGTTAACGTACGTACAAGAGCATAAAACCGATTTCAACTTCATTAATAACATAGTTAAGAGACGTGGAGAGGAACTAGATTACTACGATGAAACAGAAGAAGTAAGCAATAATAAG cTATTGGGAAGTAATGATGACGAATATATAGATGATCCCCCTAAGAATGATATATATCCACATAACAGCcgagaaataaaagaaaatgcaTCCAAAAAATTTGCACAAACTCTTAGTAGAAATAACAATAACAGAAAACAGTttaaagaacaaaataaatccAACATTTCCAACAGAATGAGAAGAGAATCAtctaaaaactcatttttccaaaaaagtaacaaattagaaatagaaTCCAATGGAAAACTTGGAGAAATTGATCGAGTTGGTGACAAATATCCTAATCAGTTCAGAAACAAAGATCAAGAAGAGAAACGAGAAATACAAATAGACATTCTAAATAACGGGAAGTTAATAAAATCTGTTAAAGAATCTGACAAAGATTCAAAATCCATTGTACTAGATATCGATGCGTTACGAAATCCTCAAAATGAATTACTTGAAACTGGGATTTCCACCAAAAAACGCAATAATGCAGTCATAGACATGCACGTTAAACCACttcaaaaaagtttaatttcagATAACTCACAGCAAGATATAATAGATCGCGAAGGagctataaattataataacttaTTTACTGTTAATAAAGATCTTAATACTGACAGAAGCGTACCTAAGAATACTCTCGTCTATCATGTAACTCTATCAAACATCAACGAGGCTGTAAAAGATGCAGCTGCTGCTTCATCTCATAACTTCTACCAGAATAATTTTAGAGATATGTCCAAATACTGGACTGATTCAGAGAAGAATCAGCTACGGAATGGCATTCAATTTGCCCATAACACCATTGATCTAAAAAACATGATACAAACTATTCCAAAAACtgattcaaaaattaatgatgGTTTTGAACCTGTTAAAAGCATTGTAGTAGATCACAATCGAGATAAAGAGGTCCCCAAGCAAATACAGCTACATCAATCATATGTGAAGAGAAACTCGCAAACAGTCACTGctcaatataaagaaaatacgGGAATATCAGAAAGTAGTATGACGACCTTAGAACTTACTGATATGAATCAAGAGAAAGAAGAACTAACTACAGAAGCAGAGATGAAATTACTTTTGAGCCAACATCAAATGCAACCTCATGAACATATCAATAGAGATACTGATGAAATAAGAGTGGAAACAAAAGAAGCAGAAGAAGATGATCATGCTATGGTCATTGAACCAGTGAGCGAAGAGAGTAATCATGAATTATTTCATCATCATAAACAACCTGAAACTGAAAATGTTCATCATGGcgatgaaaatatcaataaccACATTGATATTAATATAATCCAACCACAGCAAGAAGAAGATAAACTTATAAATCGACCAGAACATACACATGGAAATGACCTACAAGATCAAAAAGATACTAGTATAGAGGAGAGAATGGAGCTTGAAAAAGAAATTCCACTCGAAGAAGAAATTAAGAACGAAAAAGAACTTGAAGGGGAAATTACCAATGGAGATATTGAGACGGATGAAGAAAATCTCAATGGAAAAAGACTGGAGGAAGAAGTTATTAGGAAACATAAGATAAAAGATGAAGAGAGTCGTACAGGCAACGGCCAAGATAAAGCTATAAGTAAAGAGGAAACgattgaagaaataaaacaagaagttttaaataatgaatGCAGTGAGGAAGGTAACACAGATGATCTCCATTTTGAACAAGATCATATTCAAAACGCCAATGAAGGGGAGCTTATTGAGAAATATGGCCATAAGCAAAATAAAGGTAATAAGGGACCTAAAGTGAAAGTACAGGTGGATGTTAGCAAATATGCAAACAATGGAAATGAAGCTAAAAAAAGGAATGTGAATAATCATTTTCCTCACCATAATACACatcacaaatatcaaaataaatggcCCAACGATTGCGAAGGTAAAAATTGTTATATGCATTCCAGTAAACtgaatgaaaacaaacaaatggAAAATGATAACAACAATAAACAACTCCCATTCAAAAGTGTGCgttcaaataagaaaaaaatcaagtctCATTATTCTAGAAAACTTAAATCGTTTAATTATATTTACGATACGGATATAGAAGCTCCTAGCGATGAAGAATATGTAGAAGATGAGGTTTCTTCAGAACAAAGTCGGTTAgcaaatatcgataaaaaagaTGCAGTAGAAGGTGATTACGGAGATGAGGAAGATTCGTTTATCACGAGAAGAAATGATACGAACAAAATTGTAAAACTGACCAAAAATTCATTTGCCAATCCAAGAATTATATCTTCACATGAAGATGATTATGATAGTGACTATTACGATGAAGAAGCCCCAACAACTAAAAATAAGAGTAACATCAGAGATAACTCTCATGAAAGCACTGCAAAATATCGATCAAGAGAACAAACGGCGGATTTCGGAAGGCGAAGGCAGCACAAACTAAAATTGATaccgaaaacaaaaaaaggcgACGCCAAGCATCATGATGCGTACAACGATAAAGAATACTATGTCCGAGAACCAAGGTCTGAAGCTGGCTTCGAGGATTTTCAGCAGTTACCAAAATTCGTAATGAATGACCGATTAACagaagaaaatttgagaaaacgATCTCTAAACTCCAAACAAGAAGTTACACCTAACAAATTTCCCTTGTCATCAAAAGGTTTTTTCACGGGAAGCTCCAAACAAAACGAGTTCAAGAGGAGTGATCTGAACAATggagatatttcaaataaaatttctgttgCTCCTGGTATAGATAAAGCTAGTACCGATAATTTAGCTACTGTTacaactattgaaaataatagtaataacgGAACGGACAGTGCCTTGACACTTTTCGATTTCCATGATTTACCAGGAGTAAGTGTAACATCAACTACTGTTTCTACTACTACAATTACAGACTGTGAAGACAGTAAAATTGCCGTTGGTGGTATTTGTGAAACGGAAAAATTCAATAGAAGTAATTTAGATATAACTACGATGTTGTCCATTATACCTGAAGTCCAAATGGAATTG atAAATAATGCTACAAATACATCTGAgccaaaagaaaaatttgagaaattagaTGAATCGCTTTCTGGAGAGTTACCATATTTTTTAGTTAACAGTATATATgatcatataaaaaatgatgaaacttTCAAGACACGCTTGTATAAAGGAATGAAGCGACGTTATGAAAAA TTACCACCACTTAGGTCAGATGATATACAAGTTGTTACGCAAgagcaaaacagaaaaatgcTTAATATCATGGAAAATATCATTAATAAGCTCGAATGGAACTCAAATTGTCAAACAATACCAAAAAGATACAAACAGTATTTGAAATCCATTACTAAAGTTCAAACTTACGATGCTCTTACCAAAACGAAGCAAATGGAAGAAATAGATTTTGATGATACTCAGAATGCTAGGAACTTCCTGTTTCCCCACGATGGCGACG GAACTTCAAGCAGCGCTCTAGCACAGAAAGCCAAAATACTTAAAGATATGTTGGATAAATTTGAACAACTACCTCCTGATTGCAAAGCTCGAGCAGAACctgtaaaaaaatatgtggaGGAACATTTAATAATGTTGGATCACGTTAATAATCTTATTAGATCACAAAAAGTGAAAACTGAAAAag TTACTGAAACCATCGGAGAAGTTACTCTTCAGAGCCATCAAAAACCAATTAGGAGAAATGGAATAATGCCAAAAGACGATTTAGTTGAAGAACAACTTGAAAGTTTGGGCCTTGgtaaaaatcataatttcaaGCCAAAGTTCGATCTGGATGAAATGATACAAAAGTCAAAAGATAATATAAAGCGGCAACATCAGGAAGGTAAg GTGACGtcaacaaaacagaaaaaaagtcGAAGAGAGAATTAA
- the LOC130891200 gene encoding uncharacterized protein MAL13P1.304-like isoform X1, which translates to MTVLLLRKSAIVIFFCNIILTHQDFLENYKPRPGLPKPLNDWLTYVQEHKTDFNFINNIVKRRGEELDYYDETEEVSNNKLLGSNDDEYIDDPPKNDIYPHNSREIKENASKKFAQTLSRNNNNRKQFKEQNKSNISNRMRRESSKNSFFQKSNKLEIESNGKLGEIDRVGDKYPNQFRNKDQEEKREIQIDILNNGKLIKSVKESDKDSKSIVLDIDALRNPQNELLETGISTKKRNNAVIDMHVKPLQKSLISDNSQQDIIDREGAINYNNLFTVNKDLNTDRSVPKNTLVYHVTLSNINEAVKDAAAASSHNFYQNNFRDMSKYWTDSEKNQLRNGIQFAHNTIDLKNMIQTIPKTDSKINDGFEPVKSIVVDHNRDKEVPKQIQLHQSYVKRNSQTVTAQYKENTGISESSMTTLELTDMNQEKEELTTEAEMKLLLSQHQMQPHEHINRDTDEIRVETKEAEEDDHAMVIEPVSEESNHELFHHHKQPETENVHHGDENINNHIDINIIQPQQEEDKLINRPEHTHGNDLQDQKDTSIEERMELEKEIPLEEEIKNEKELEGEITNGDIETDEENLNGKRLEEEVIRKHKIKDEESRTGNGQDKAISKEETIEEIKQEVLNNECSEEGNTDDLHFEQDHIQNANEGELIEKYGHKQNKGNKGPKVKVQVDVSKYANNGNEAKKRNVNNHFPHHNTHHKYQNKWPNDCEGKNCYMHSSKLNENKQMENDNNNKQLPFKSVRSNKKKIKSHYSRKLKSFNYIYDTDIEAPSDEEYVEDEVSSEQSRLANIDKKDAVEGDYGDEEDSFITRRNDTNKIVKLTKNSFANPRIISSHEDDYDSDYYDEEAPTTKNKSNIRDNSHESTAKYRSREQTADFGRRRQHKLKLIPKTKKGDAKHHDAYNDKEYYVREPRSEAGFEDFQQLPKFVMNDRLTEENLRKRSLNSKQEVTPNKFPLSSKGFFTGSSKQNEFKRSDLNNGDISNKISVAPGIDKASTDNLATVTTIENNSNNGTDSALTLFDFHDLPGVSVTSTTVSTTTITDCEDSKIAVGGICETEKFNRSNLDITTMLSIIPEVQMELINNATNTSEPKEKFEKLDESLSGELPYFLVNSIYDHIKNDETFKTRLYKGMKRRYEKLPPLRSDDIQVVTQEQNRKMLNIMENIINKLEWNSNCQTIPKRYKQYLKSITKVQTYDALTKTKQMEEIDFDDTQNARNFLFPHDGDGTSSSALAQKAKILKDMLDKFEQLPPDCKARAEPVKKYVEEHLIMLDHVNNLIRSQKVKTEKVTETIGEVTLQSHQKPIRRNGIMPKDDLVEEQLESLGLGKNHNFKPKFDLDEMIQKSKDNIKRQHQEGDVNKTEKKSKRELIKQGSERYQKLIEAVKRERNKREEKRRLAESFGKLDLEDYKDESPNNVIKGIFDSPVVYTI; encoded by the exons ATGACTGTTCTACTCCTAAGAAAATCAgcaattgtcatatttttttgtaatattattcTCACACATCAAGATTTTTTAGAG aacTATAAACCAAGACCTGGTCTACCAAAACCACTCAACGATTGGTTAACGTACGTACAAGAGCATAAAACCGATTTCAACTTCATTAATAACATAGTTAAGAGACGTGGAGAGGAACTAGATTACTACGATGAAACAGAAGAAGTAAGCAATAATAAG cTATTGGGAAGTAATGATGACGAATATATAGATGATCCCCCTAAGAATGATATATATCCACATAACAGCcgagaaataaaagaaaatgcaTCCAAAAAATTTGCACAAACTCTTAGTAGAAATAACAATAACAGAAAACAGTttaaagaacaaaataaatccAACATTTCCAACAGAATGAGAAGAGAATCAtctaaaaactcatttttccaaaaaagtaacaaattagaaatagaaTCCAATGGAAAACTTGGAGAAATTGATCGAGTTGGTGACAAATATCCTAATCAGTTCAGAAACAAAGATCAAGAAGAGAAACGAGAAATACAAATAGACATTCTAAATAACGGGAAGTTAATAAAATCTGTTAAAGAATCTGACAAAGATTCAAAATCCATTGTACTAGATATCGATGCGTTACGAAATCCTCAAAATGAATTACTTGAAACTGGGATTTCCACCAAAAAACGCAATAATGCAGTCATAGACATGCACGTTAAACCACttcaaaaaagtttaatttcagATAACTCACAGCAAGATATAATAGATCGCGAAGGagctataaattataataacttaTTTACTGTTAATAAAGATCTTAATACTGACAGAAGCGTACCTAAGAATACTCTCGTCTATCATGTAACTCTATCAAACATCAACGAGGCTGTAAAAGATGCAGCTGCTGCTTCATCTCATAACTTCTACCAGAATAATTTTAGAGATATGTCCAAATACTGGACTGATTCAGAGAAGAATCAGCTACGGAATGGCATTCAATTTGCCCATAACACCATTGATCTAAAAAACATGATACAAACTATTCCAAAAACtgattcaaaaattaatgatgGTTTTGAACCTGTTAAAAGCATTGTAGTAGATCACAATCGAGATAAAGAGGTCCCCAAGCAAATACAGCTACATCAATCATATGTGAAGAGAAACTCGCAAACAGTCACTGctcaatataaagaaaatacgGGAATATCAGAAAGTAGTATGACGACCTTAGAACTTACTGATATGAATCAAGAGAAAGAAGAACTAACTACAGAAGCAGAGATGAAATTACTTTTGAGCCAACATCAAATGCAACCTCATGAACATATCAATAGAGATACTGATGAAATAAGAGTGGAAACAAAAGAAGCAGAAGAAGATGATCATGCTATGGTCATTGAACCAGTGAGCGAAGAGAGTAATCATGAATTATTTCATCATCATAAACAACCTGAAACTGAAAATGTTCATCATGGcgatgaaaatatcaataaccACATTGATATTAATATAATCCAACCACAGCAAGAAGAAGATAAACTTATAAATCGACCAGAACATACACATGGAAATGACCTACAAGATCAAAAAGATACTAGTATAGAGGAGAGAATGGAGCTTGAAAAAGAAATTCCACTCGAAGAAGAAATTAAGAACGAAAAAGAACTTGAAGGGGAAATTACCAATGGAGATATTGAGACGGATGAAGAAAATCTCAATGGAAAAAGACTGGAGGAAGAAGTTATTAGGAAACATAAGATAAAAGATGAAGAGAGTCGTACAGGCAACGGCCAAGATAAAGCTATAAGTAAAGAGGAAACgattgaagaaataaaacaagaagttttaaataatgaatGCAGTGAGGAAGGTAACACAGATGATCTCCATTTTGAACAAGATCATATTCAAAACGCCAATGAAGGGGAGCTTATTGAGAAATATGGCCATAAGCAAAATAAAGGTAATAAGGGACCTAAAGTGAAAGTACAGGTGGATGTTAGCAAATATGCAAACAATGGAAATGAAGCTAAAAAAAGGAATGTGAATAATCATTTTCCTCACCATAATACACatcacaaatatcaaaataaatggcCCAACGATTGCGAAGGTAAAAATTGTTATATGCATTCCAGTAAACtgaatgaaaacaaacaaatggAAAATGATAACAACAATAAACAACTCCCATTCAAAAGTGTGCgttcaaataagaaaaaaatcaagtctCATTATTCTAGAAAACTTAAATCGTTTAATTATATTTACGATACGGATATAGAAGCTCCTAGCGATGAAGAATATGTAGAAGATGAGGTTTCTTCAGAACAAAGTCGGTTAgcaaatatcgataaaaaagaTGCAGTAGAAGGTGATTACGGAGATGAGGAAGATTCGTTTATCACGAGAAGAAATGATACGAACAAAATTGTAAAACTGACCAAAAATTCATTTGCCAATCCAAGAATTATATCTTCACATGAAGATGATTATGATAGTGACTATTACGATGAAGAAGCCCCAACAACTAAAAATAAGAGTAACATCAGAGATAACTCTCATGAAAGCACTGCAAAATATCGATCAAGAGAACAAACGGCGGATTTCGGAAGGCGAAGGCAGCACAAACTAAAATTGATaccgaaaacaaaaaaaggcgACGCCAAGCATCATGATGCGTACAACGATAAAGAATACTATGTCCGAGAACCAAGGTCTGAAGCTGGCTTCGAGGATTTTCAGCAGTTACCAAAATTCGTAATGAATGACCGATTAACagaagaaaatttgagaaaacgATCTCTAAACTCCAAACAAGAAGTTACACCTAACAAATTTCCCTTGTCATCAAAAGGTTTTTTCACGGGAAGCTCCAAACAAAACGAGTTCAAGAGGAGTGATCTGAACAATggagatatttcaaataaaatttctgttgCTCCTGGTATAGATAAAGCTAGTACCGATAATTTAGCTACTGTTacaactattgaaaataatagtaataacgGAACGGACAGTGCCTTGACACTTTTCGATTTCCATGATTTACCAGGAGTAAGTGTAACATCAACTACTGTTTCTACTACTACAATTACAGACTGTGAAGACAGTAAAATTGCCGTTGGTGGTATTTGTGAAACGGAAAAATTCAATAGAAGTAATTTAGATATAACTACGATGTTGTCCATTATACCTGAAGTCCAAATGGAATTG atAAATAATGCTACAAATACATCTGAgccaaaagaaaaatttgagaaattagaTGAATCGCTTTCTGGAGAGTTACCATATTTTTTAGTTAACAGTATATATgatcatataaaaaatgatgaaacttTCAAGACACGCTTGTATAAAGGAATGAAGCGACGTTATGAAAAA TTACCACCACTTAGGTCAGATGATATACAAGTTGTTACGCAAgagcaaaacagaaaaatgcTTAATATCATGGAAAATATCATTAATAAGCTCGAATGGAACTCAAATTGTCAAACAATACCAAAAAGATACAAACAGTATTTGAAATCCATTACTAAAGTTCAAACTTACGATGCTCTTACCAAAACGAAGCAAATGGAAGAAATAGATTTTGATGATACTCAGAATGCTAGGAACTTCCTGTTTCCCCACGATGGCGACG GAACTTCAAGCAGCGCTCTAGCACAGAAAGCCAAAATACTTAAAGATATGTTGGATAAATTTGAACAACTACCTCCTGATTGCAAAGCTCGAGCAGAACctgtaaaaaaatatgtggaGGAACATTTAATAATGTTGGATCACGTTAATAATCTTATTAGATCACAAAAAGTGAAAACTGAAAAag TTACTGAAACCATCGGAGAAGTTACTCTTCAGAGCCATCAAAAACCAATTAGGAGAAATGGAATAATGCCAAAAGACGATTTAGTTGAAGAACAACTTGAAAGTTTGGGCCTTGgtaaaaatcataatttcaaGCCAAAGTTCGATCTGGATGAAATGATACAAAAGTCAAAAGATAATATAAAGCGGCAACATCAGGAAG GTGACGtcaacaaaacagaaaaaaagtcGAAGAGAGAATTAATCAAACAAGGTTCTGAACGGTACCAAAAACTTATTGAAGCAGTGAAACGAGAACgaaataaaagagaagaaaaaagaagattagCTGAATCATTCGGTAAACTTGACTTAGAAGATTATAAAGATGAAAGTCCCAATAATGTTATTAAAGGAATTTTTGACTCGCCTGTAGTTtatactatataa